One window from the genome of Artemia franciscana chromosome 12, ASM3288406v1, whole genome shotgun sequence encodes:
- the LOC136033528 gene encoding uncharacterized protein LOC136033528, which translates to MKVLSFNIQSILKGKKDLLDCYLEKEKIDVGCFQETWLQPQYSCRLRNYEVIRKDRAEQSRGGILICIKKPLMFQKLDIEEIASSKIEMVACQVFLGKKDTIVIVNVYNPDGNEPQTEDIFNKVIKGKEPFIITDDFNAHSDALCLCGSHNHSGIGILSALDKNDDIGLVTPLGLQTRRNPITGVYSTIDLAFSAATIINQLNISLTPEPTLTSDHEPVIIEYKEFIPRNQTPPTHPTFKLKKVNWNYFQEELTKISLEEELAAVTTTEKEIERLQDLLLEVAKKTIPIKTLGSKTRNEPVW; encoded by the coding sequence ATGAAAGTGCTGTCTTTTAACATCCAATCTATTCTGAAAGGGAAAAAGGATTTACTAGATTgctatttagaaaaagaaaaaattgatgttGGGTGCTTTCAAGAAACATGGCTACAGCCCCAGTATTCATGTAGACTTAGAAATTAtgaagtaataagaaaagatagAGCAGAACAGTCAAGAGGAGGAATATTGATTTGCATTAAAAAGCCATTAATGTTTCAAAAACTAGATATTGAAGAAATTGCAAGTTCTAAAATTGAGATGGTAGCTTGCCAAGTATTCCTGGGTAAGAAGGATACAATAGTTATTGTTAATGTATATAACCCTGATGGAAATGAACCACAAACAGAGGACATATTTaataaagtgattaaaggcaaagagccttttatAATTACTGATGACTTTAATGCCCATTCAGATGCCTTGTGTTTATGTGGATCTCATAATCATAGTGGTATAGGTATCCTAAGTGCTCTTGATAAAAATGATGACATTGGCCTAGTGACCCCACTTGGACTCCAAACTAGAAGAAATCCAATTACAGGAGTATACTCTACCATTGATCTGGCATTCTCAGCAGCAACAATAATCAATCAACTAAATATTAGCTTAACTCCTGAACCAACTCTAACCAGTGATCATGAGCCAGTGATAATCGAATATAAAGAATTTATACCTAGAAATCAAACCCCACCAACACACCCTACCTTTAAATTGAAGAAAGTTAACTGGAATTACTTCCAGGAAGAACTTACAAAGATAAGTCTTGAAGAAGAACTGGCAGCAGTAACAACTACAGAGAAGGAAATTGAGAGATTACAGGATCTACTGCTGGAAGTGGCTAAGAAGACTATCCCTATCAAGACACTGGGCAGCAAGACTAGAAATGAACCAGTATGGTGA
- the LOC136033529 gene encoding uncharacterized protein LOC136033529 produces the protein MGCSAVVSEFNTEITKPLSKESTVFVAEIKAIESALEWVFEKISESDQNKNKFLICSDSKSALQYLKNFPNKPKDEAHKCYSSTLKIVDKGVAIQFLWCPAHVGVVGNERADKYAKKAAQKLFNTPPTELYKQIREMVRSIYQKHFEEIGMIVVI, from the coding sequence ATGGGCTGCTCAGCAGTGGTTTCAGAATTCAATACAGAGATAACAAAGCCACTTAGCAAAGAATCAACAGTTTTTGTGGCAGAAATAAAAGCAATTGAAAGTGCACTAGAATgggtatttgaaaaaattagtgaaagtgatcaaaacaaaaataagttcCTCATATGCAGTGACTCAAAATCAGCCCTCCAATACCTTaagaattttccaaataaacCAAAGGATGAGGCCCATAAGTGTTATAGCTCTACTCTGAAGATTGTTGACAAAGGTGTAGCAATACAATTTTTGTGGTGTCCAGCCCATGTGGGGGTGGTGGGAAATGAAAGAGCAGATAAATATGCCAAAAAGGCAGCACAAAAGTTATTCAATACACCTCCTACAGAACTCTATAAACAGATTAGAGAGATGGTTAGAAGTATTTACCAAAAACATTTTGAGGAAATAGGGATGATAGTAGTAATATAG